Proteins from one Candidatus Margulisiibacteriota bacterium genomic window:
- a CDS encoding DUF1540 domain-containing protein, translated as MEERIPRILDCLMADCAFNNNQRCHADAITVGDLEPTCDTYFKGAKKAGFDDVASAVGACKVIACTYNESLECKADGIHVGLHNNHPDCTTFLPV; from the coding sequence ATGGAGGAGCGTATTCCAAGAATTTTGGATTGTTTAATGGCGGACTGTGCCTTTAATAATAATCAACGATGTCATGCTGATGCCATAACGGTTGGGGACCTTGAGCCAACCTGTGATACCTACTTCAAAGGGGCAAAGAAAGCAGGATTTGACGATGTTGCAAGTGCAGTCGGCGCTTGCAAGGTAATTGCCTGCACGTACAATGAATCCCTGGAATGCAAGGCTGACGGGATTCATGTGGGCTTGCATAATAACCACCCGGACTGTACTACTTTTTTACCGGTATAA